One stretch of Cervus canadensis isolate Bull #8, Minnesota chromosome 5, ASM1932006v1, whole genome shotgun sequence DNA includes these proteins:
- the COQ4 gene encoding ubiquinone biosynthesis protein COQ4 homolog, mitochondrial — translation MATLLHGLLRPLCAFRGSPGSSTGVPLRAVSHGAGLLYPEHIPTSPLQKVLLAAGSAGMALYDPYRHDMVAVLGETTGHRTLKVLRDQMKRDPEGAQILQERPRISLSTLDMGKLRGLPEGSFGCAYLRFLDVNRVSPDTRAPTRFVDDEELAYVIQRYREIHDMLHTLLGMPTNILGEIVVKWFEAVQTGLPMCVLSALFGPIQLSAQSLRLLISELIPWAVENGRRAPCVLNVYYERRWEQPLQALRQELGITEPPLRVEGLV, via the exons ATGGCGACGCTGCTGCACGGGCTTCTGCGCCCGCTCTGCGCCTTCCGAGGCAGTCCCGGCTCTTCTACAG GTGTTCCCCTCAGAGCCGTGAGCCATGGCGCCGGCCTGCTCTACCCCGAACACATTCCCACTTCCCCGCTGCAGAAGGTGCTGCTGGCTGCCGGCTCTGCTGGGATGGCGCTCTACGATCCCTATCGCCACG acaTGGTTGCAGTTCTGGGAGAGACCACAGGACACCGTACCCTGAAGGTCCTCAGGGACCAGATGAAGAGGGATCCAGAGGGTGCCCAGATCCTGCA GGAGCGTCCCCGGATCTCGCTGTCCACCCTTGACATGGGCAAGCTCCGGGGTCTTCCTGAGGGCTCCTTTGGCTGCGCGTATCTCCGTTTCCTGGATGTGAAT AGGGTCTCCCCAGACACCCGCGCACCCACCCGCTTCGTGGACGATGAGGAGCTGGCATACGTGATCCAGCGGTACCGGGAGATCCACGACATGCTCCACACCTTGCTGGGCATGCCCACCAACATCCTTG GAGAGATCGTGGTGAAATGGTTTGAGGCTGTCCAGACCGGCCTGCCCATGTGCGTCCTGAGTGCACTCTTCGGACCGATCCAACTCAGCGCCCA GAGCCTGCGATTGCTGATCTCGGAGCTGATCCCATGGGCAGTTGAGAATGGCCGCAGAGCCCCATGTGTCCTCAACGTGTACTATGAGCGGCGCTGGGAACAGCCCCTGCAGGCCCTGCGGCAGGAGCTGGGCATCACGGAGCCACCCCTGCGTGTGGAGGGCCTGGTGTAG